The following is a genomic window from Amycolatopsis acidiphila.
CGATGCTGGGCATCTGCGCGGGGTGGGCGGAGGGCGCCACGGCCGACCGCCGGGCGCGGGCCGGTGGGCCACTGCTGTCCTCCGCGCCACGGGCGCGCGCCCTCGAGGCGATGCTGCCCGGGGCCGGAGAGTTCCACGCCGAACCGCCGGGGCGCCCGAGCTCCATGTGGCGCCGGAGGATCCTCGACGTGACGCCGCGTGCCGGCGGATACGACGTGTTCGAGTACTTCCGGGACAGCTACGTCGATCCCGAGGGGCTGGAGCGCTCCCTGCACGAGTACTCGGTGCGCGCCCGGGTGGCGGCGGACGCCGAGACGGTCGAGGACGTCGAGGTCACGCCGCACGCCCTGCCGTTCCCCGAATGCCCGCTCGCGGCGCCGAACGCGCGGGACCTCGTGGGCACCTCGCTGCGTGAGGTCTCCGGCACGGTCAGGTCCCGCCTTTCGGGCACGCGCGGCTGCACGCACCTGAACGATGTGCTGCGGTTCCTCCGCTGCGTCCCGGTGCTGACGGCGGTGTGACACCGCGTTCCTGCTTTCCGCACTGGTGATGGACAGATCCGTGTTTCTGGCACAGACTGTTTCTGACAGTATGTGTACTGTTGCACGCGACGCGAGGGAGGCGGCCCGATGAGCTCGACGATGGTGCTGTGCGCCAGTCACGCGCCCGGCATGGACCGGGACACCGAGGAGGCGCTGGGCCGGACGTTCCGCGCCGGAGTCGCCCGGGCGCGGGCCCGCATCGCCGAGTTCGAGCCGGAACTGGTCCTGCTCTTCGGTGGCGACCACCGGCGGGCGTTCAAGACGGTCGTGCCGGCGTTCGCGGTCGCCCTGAGCGCGAACCTGATGGCCGAGGGGGCCCAGCGGGCCGCCACCCTCGACGTGCCGCCGGACCTCGCGCGGGCGTTGAGTGAATCGTTGCTGCGCGCGGGGTTCGACGTCGCGGTGTGCCGGTCGGTGGAGCTGGACCACGCGTTCGGCCAGCCACTGGGGCACTACCTCGGCGGCGTGGACCGGGCGCCCGTGATCCCGATGCCGGTCAACTGCGCGGGCCCGCCGCTGCCCGCCCCGGCCAGGGTGCTCGCCTACGGTGCCGCGGTCGGGGACTTCCTGCGGACCGTGGACAAGCGGGTGCTGGTGATCGGCACCGGGGGCCTCGCGCACCACCCGGCGAGCCTCGACAACGACCGCTACGACATGTCCGACGACGAGCGGCGCACGCTGAACCAGAGCACCGCCGAGCAGGCCCGCGGCCGGATGAACCCCGGGTGGGATCAGCGGTTCCTCGCCGCGATGGAGGCCTGGGACACGGCCACGCTGATCGAGATGACCGAGAACTGCGAGGCCGAGGCGGGGGTCGGGGCGAACGAGGTCCGCACCTGGCTCGCCGCCGCGGCCACCGCCGGCGGGCGGGGGCTGCACACCGTGGTGTACGAACCGGTCCTCGAGTGGATCACCGGCATGGGCGCGATGACCTCCGCGCCCGTGGGCTAGGGATTGTTTCAGAGGTGGTTTGCGGGCCGGTGCGGGTAGCGGTGCGGGCTGACGGCCCACAGCAAGCGGCTCCGCCGCTCAGAAACACAACCCAAGGGAGACCCGATGGAGGATCTCGACTGCGACGTCGCCGTCGTGGGTGCGGGACCGGCCGGCGCGGTGCTGGCGAACCTGCTGGGACACGCGGGCGTGTCGGTGGCGCTGCTGGAGGCGCGGAAGACGGTCATCGGCCATCCGCGGGCCGTCGGCATCGACGACGAGGCCGTCCGCACGCTCCAGTCGGTCGGGCTCGCCCAGGTCGTGCTGGACAACTCCCTGCAGAACGCGCCGATCCGTTACCACGACTCGCGCGGACATGTACTCGCGCACGTGGCACCCAGCGCGCGGCCGTACGGGTGGCCGCGCCGGAACCTGTTCTACCAGCCCTTCCTCGAAGAACGCCTGCACGAACACCTCGCCGGCTACCCGGACGTGGTGTTCCGGACGGGCGCCGAGGTGACCGCACTGAGTCAGGATTCCGGCGGGGTGCGGTTGCGGGCCCGTGCGGACGACGGCGAGTTCGACGTGCGGGCCCGGTACGCGGTGGGCGCCGACGGCGGCCGCAGCTTCGTCCGCGGTGCGCTCGGCGTGGAGCTGCTCGGCGACACCGCGCCGGTGAAATGGCTCGTCGTGGACGTCGAGAAGGACACCTGGCACGCCCCGTACTCGGCGGTGTACACCTCGGCGTTCCGGCCCTGCATGACGATCCCGCTGCCCTTCGGGTACCGGCGGTTCGAGTTCCAGATCCGCGAGGAGGAGGACCCGGCCGCGATCAGCGACCCGGCGAGCGTGCAGCGCCTGCTGAAGCGGTTCTATCCCGACTCGCCGGTACCTCCCGTCGTGCGTGGTGACGTGTACTGGCACCACTCGCGCACCGCGGCGACGTTCGGGGTGGGCCGGGTGTTCCTGGCCGGGGACGCGGCACATCTGCAGCCCCCGTTCTTCGGCCAGGGCATGAACTCCGGCTTCCGCGACGTCACGAACCTCGCGTGGAAGCTGACGTCGGTGGTCGGCGGGCGGGCGAAGCCCGGGATCCTCGCCAGCTACGACAGCGAGCGCCGGCACAACGCCGCCGAGATGGTGCGGTTCGCCACCCGGATGGGCCGCATGTACAAGGCGCGCAGTGTGCTCACCGAGCGCGTGCGGAGCAGGTTCTTCGTCGGCGTCCAGCGGATTCCCGGCGCGCGGGACTACATCCTGCAGATGAAGTACAAGCCGGTGCCGCGCTACACCGACGGTCTCGTCGTCGGCGCCCGTGACGTCGA
Proteins encoded in this region:
- a CDS encoding DUF2889 domain-containing protein, whose protein sequence is MVLESLPALGAGALRRTVSLQVTPDPDWRQGLWIAATGRDIAAEGSRAPGTRELAVAIDARNRITAVTGELPPRVAEALLGTSPVSGFRARLDALPGLVPGSLESVLLDDLPTVRLVSGYAAMMEYPQLFQGPGRRSPMLGICAGWAEGATADRRARAGGPLLSSAPRARALEAMLPGAGEFHAEPPGRPSSMWRRRILDVTPRAGGYDVFEYFRDSYVDPEGLERSLHEYSVRARVAADAETVEDVEVTPHALPFPECPLAAPNARDLVGTSLREVSGTVRSRLSGTRGCTHLNDVLRFLRCVPVLTAV
- a CDS encoding 3-carboxyethylcatechol 2,3-dioxygenase, with protein sequence MSSTMVLCASHAPGMDRDTEEALGRTFRAGVARARARIAEFEPELVLLFGGDHRRAFKTVVPAFAVALSANLMAEGAQRAATLDVPPDLARALSESLLRAGFDVAVCRSVELDHAFGQPLGHYLGGVDRAPVIPMPVNCAGPPLPAPARVLAYGAAVGDFLRTVDKRVLVIGTGGLAHHPASLDNDRYDMSDDERRTLNQSTAEQARGRMNPGWDQRFLAAMEAWDTATLIEMTENCEAEAGVGANEVRTWLAAAATAGGRGLHTVVYEPVLEWITGMGAMTSAPVG
- a CDS encoding bifunctional 3-(3-hydroxy-phenyl)propionate/3-hydroxycinnamic acid hydroxylase, encoding MEDLDCDVAVVGAGPAGAVLANLLGHAGVSVALLEARKTVIGHPRAVGIDDEAVRTLQSVGLAQVVLDNSLQNAPIRYHDSRGHVLAHVAPSARPYGWPRRNLFYQPFLEERLHEHLAGYPDVVFRTGAEVTALSQDSGGVRLRARADDGEFDVRARYAVGADGGRSFVRGALGVELLGDTAPVKWLVVDVEKDTWHAPYSAVYTSAFRPCMTIPLPFGYRRFEFQIREEEDPAAISDPASVQRLLKRFYPDSPVPPVVRGDVYWHHSRTAATFGVGRVFLAGDAAHLQPPFFGQGMNSGFRDVTNLAWKLTSVVGGRAKPGILASYDSERRHNAAEMVRFATRMGRMYKARSVLTERVRSRFFVGVQRIPGARDYILQMKYKPVPRYTDGLVVGARDVDKGSLVGRAFPQPPVRTAAGESARLDDVLGPRVAVVGLVSDAASGISAGTAERLRTHGGVVVQVRPARVYRRESASATDLPAEQVEVFDVDGGLRDLLLARPADEVYVVRPDRYVAAACRAADLDRVLGAFLALLES